One region of Terricaulis silvestris genomic DNA includes:
- a CDS encoding TetR/AcrR family transcriptional regulator, whose protein sequence is MGHSQAAKAKSRERILAEAADQIRDEGLESVSVGKLMKSVKLTHGGFYGHFASRSDLLAQALERALVEGAKRSAAEESVRSRGFAGFVRSYLNRAHRDSRSSGCAIAALVSDVGRADEQSRAVMEEHVEEYIAAIERRLGDADDERAIVAVSAMVGALALSRVMTNASRSDALLRVVREHLMANNIESNGE, encoded by the coding sequence GTGGGTCACTCGCAGGCTGCGAAAGCGAAGAGTCGAGAGCGGATACTCGCGGAAGCCGCCGATCAGATTCGAGACGAAGGATTGGAATCCGTGAGCGTGGGCAAGCTCATGAAGAGCGTGAAGCTGACGCACGGGGGCTTCTACGGCCACTTCGCATCGCGCTCGGACCTACTCGCGCAAGCACTGGAGCGGGCGCTCGTCGAAGGCGCAAAGCGTTCCGCAGCGGAGGAATCCGTCCGCAGTCGCGGGTTCGCAGGCTTCGTCCGCAGCTATCTGAACCGGGCGCATCGTGACTCACGGAGTTCCGGATGCGCGATTGCAGCGCTCGTCTCTGACGTCGGTCGCGCCGACGAACAGTCCCGTGCCGTCATGGAAGAGCATGTTGAAGAGTACATCGCCGCTATCGAGCGACGCCTTGGCGACGCGGACGATGAACGGGCGATAGTCGCGGTCAGCGCCATGGTGGGCGCGCTCGCCTTGTCGCGCGTCATGACCAACGCCTCGCGCTCGGATGCACTGCTCCGCGTGGTGCGAGAACATCTGATGGCGAACAACATAGAGTCAAACGGCGAATAG
- a CDS encoding thioredoxin domain-containing protein: MAPLLVALLLLNGCAPEVPTASSSEALPVSSFPINFDPLCGGRPAGRAARIYDECGSQMDIFQRALEEAQATGKTVIVSYGAEWCVWCHVFDSHVNGATGRFNYPNTPSWTSVERSRRDVPRDARALNQFASENIILAHIEGDKSPDGRAVLEATGAATHFSGGLPFIFSVTPEGRFGAAVDLEHLDAEQAAPFYQGYDRAVLLAELRRVRNIARSAPSTAP; this comes from the coding sequence GTGGCGCCGCTGTTGGTTGCACTTCTGCTTCTGAACGGATGTGCACCGGAAGTGCCGACAGCGTCGTCGTCTGAAGCTTTGCCTGTTTCCTCCTTTCCGATCAATTTCGATCCCTTATGCGGGGGCCGCCCGGCGGGACGCGCCGCGCGCATCTACGATGAGTGCGGCTCGCAGATGGATATTTTTCAGAGGGCGCTTGAGGAGGCTCAAGCGACTGGGAAAACAGTCATCGTGAGTTACGGCGCTGAGTGGTGCGTCTGGTGTCACGTATTCGACAGTCACGTAAATGGAGCAACGGGCCGATTCAATTATCCGAACACCCCCTCATGGACTTCGGTGGAACGATCCAGGCGCGACGTGCCGCGAGACGCGAGAGCCCTGAACCAATTCGCGTCGGAGAATATCATCCTGGCTCACATCGAAGGCGACAAATCGCCGGACGGTCGAGCAGTGCTGGAGGCGACAGGCGCTGCAACTCATTTCAGCGGCGGTCTTCCCTTCATCTTTTCGGTCACGCCCGAAGGTCGATTCGGGGCGGCGGTCGACCTTGAACATCTCGACGCGGAGCAGGCGGCGCCCTTCTATCAAGGTTACGATCGCGCGGTCTTGCTCGCTGAACTGCGTCGGGTTCGCAACATAGCGCGAAGCGCGCCGTCAACCGCGCCGTGA
- a CDS encoding outer membrane protein, protein MSIRGPLAISASLLAIAAGSPAAAQNFYVGAGVETSVESELSALGTDYSNDLTMGSVLGGVRFNHSNFFFGAEGETSLFTEYDSDWSTASELDRVSRLRAIGGYDFGAFSAFGAVGGVWTEGELAGPGLADSADGTTWGVGGEYSINDRWDARLEYIHDEAEFDGGYEWQNSSVRAAAIVKF, encoded by the coding sequence ATGTCCATTCGTGGTCCACTTGCGATCTCCGCGTCGCTCCTTGCGATTGCTGCGGGTTCGCCCGCTGCCGCGCAGAATTTTTATGTGGGCGCCGGCGTAGAAACGAGCGTCGAGAGCGAATTGAGCGCCCTCGGCACCGACTACTCCAACGATTTGACGATGGGCTCCGTTCTTGGCGGCGTCCGCTTCAATCACAGCAACTTCTTCTTCGGCGCCGAAGGTGAGACCAGCCTGTTCACCGAATACGACAGTGATTGGTCGACCGCGTCTGAGCTCGACCGGGTTTCGCGTTTGCGCGCGATCGGCGGCTACGACTTCGGCGCCTTCTCTGCGTTCGGCGCCGTGGGCGGCGTCTGGACCGAAGGCGAACTGGCGGGCCCCGGGCTCGCCGATAGCGCCGACGGCACGACGTGGGGCGTCGGTGGCGAGTACTCGATCAACGATCGCTGGGACGCTCGGCTTGAGTATATCCACGACGAAGCCGAATTCGACGGCGGGTACGAGTGGCAGAACAGTTCCGTACGCGCCGCGGCGATCGTCAAGTTCTGA
- a CDS encoding crotonase/enoyl-CoA hydratase family protein, producing the protein MSESSAEGRVRHERQGRILKIVIDNPARKNSFQPEMMAQLSDALTLLDGDDDLWVGVLCAEGDHFTSGLDMPKFFGPGATPVERPPTHIDPFGLRNRCRKPIVTAVQGICFTVGIEMMLAGDIVVAADDCRFCQMESKRGIAPLGGAHFRYIANAGWGNAMYHLMLCDEFSAAEAHRIGLVQEVVPAGRQIERAMEIAAIIAANAPLGIQVTKQAGRAFIQAGEQAAIAAIPGIHARVMQSADAMEGIKSFIERRPAQFQGR; encoded by the coding sequence ATGTCGGAAAGTAGCGCTGAAGGCCGCGTTCGCCACGAACGCCAAGGCCGCATTCTGAAGATTGTCATCGACAACCCGGCGCGGAAGAACTCCTTCCAACCCGAGATGATGGCGCAGCTCTCCGATGCGCTGACGCTGCTGGATGGAGACGACGACCTTTGGGTTGGCGTGCTCTGCGCCGAAGGCGACCACTTCACATCCGGCCTCGACATGCCGAAGTTCTTCGGTCCTGGCGCCACGCCAGTCGAGCGTCCGCCGACGCACATCGATCCCTTCGGCCTACGTAACCGCTGCCGCAAACCGATAGTGACTGCTGTGCAAGGCATCTGCTTCACGGTTGGCATCGAGATGATGCTGGCGGGCGACATTGTCGTGGCCGCTGACGACTGCCGGTTCTGTCAGATGGAGTCGAAGCGCGGTATCGCGCCCTTGGGTGGCGCCCACTTCCGCTACATCGCCAACGCCGGCTGGGGCAACGCGATGTACCACCTCATGCTGTGCGATGAATTCAGCGCCGCAGAGGCTCACCGAATCGGCCTCGTGCAGGAAGTGGTTCCTGCTGGCCGGCAGATCGAGCGCGCCATGGAGATCGCTGCGATCATCGCCGCCAACGCCCCGCTTGGCATCCAGGTCACAAAGCAGGCCGGCCGCGCGTTTATACAAGCGGGCGAACAAGCCGCCATCGCCGCCATCCCCGGCATCCATGCGCGTGTGATGCAGAGCGCCGACGCGATGGAGGGCATCAAGTCATTCATCGAACGGCGTCCTGCTCAATTTCAAGGGCGCTGA
- a CDS encoding phytase codes for MSIGARIEANDAPNPPTRASVQGASLFAIYERAGSNAYRGAFMIGASNRADGVSGTDGAACVRDLYCRIVGSR; via the coding sequence ATGTCCATAGGCGCTCGTATCGAAGCAAACGATGCGCCCAATCCTCCAACTCGTGCGTCGGTACAAGGTGCCTCGCTCTTCGCGATCTATGAGCGCGCTGGCAGCAACGCATATCGCGGCGCCTTCATGATCGGCGCCTCGAACCGCGCTGACGGTGTATCGGGCACTGACGGCGCCGCTTGTGTGCGCGATCTGTACTGTCGGATTGTTGGCAGCCGCTAA
- a CDS encoding class I adenylate-forming enzyme family protein, protein MALNEALSDAFDRYGDAPALLSQDGQVLSFAKLGHTVAALATRLRDEGVGPGQCVAIVTDNRALKIALLLALARLGSDVALVSSIGALARRGQKIDSAIRFSDQNAEGAERSIVFSQDWLNTPPDLTMAFTAPGTLVLSTSGSTGAPRYVRIHPQAYVDMVTALPDGVGESIGSVLVSIPETAPFSVFLLLRALLGGHGFAGMSPSGGETLDEAARFGVREMMVTPLALNELVAATEMGAPKGDLARLCVFGSVAEPPLLARAEKAFGCGVYICVGATEIGQTTWGRFDSASYVTGWSGKMVASTEARIGEGGRLLLRSPFSSQVEAYIGGPPAFDAEGWFDTGDIARLTEDGVLMIDGRADNMINLGGSKFAAELIEKLVGQCPGVEISAAVRIQSPGGLAPELGVAVVASANFDAAAARRLLAEKLHTSAHIRIITCPQLPSLPTGKVDRTAVAGLFA, encoded by the coding sequence GTGGCTCTGAACGAAGCTCTGTCCGACGCTTTTGACCGGTACGGCGACGCACCTGCGCTGCTCAGCCAAGACGGCCAAGTTCTCTCGTTCGCTAAACTTGGGCACACCGTCGCGGCGCTTGCGACACGCCTGCGTGACGAGGGCGTTGGCCCCGGACAATGCGTGGCGATCGTCACCGATAACCGCGCGCTTAAGATAGCGTTGCTTCTCGCACTGGCGCGCCTCGGCTCAGACGTCGCCCTTGTGTCCTCGATCGGTGCGCTGGCGCGGCGGGGGCAGAAGATCGACTCCGCCATCCGCTTTTCCGACCAGAACGCGGAAGGCGCAGAGCGCTCTATCGTGTTTTCGCAAGATTGGCTGAACACGCCGCCCGATCTGACCATGGCGTTCACAGCGCCCGGAACGCTTGTCCTCTCCACGTCGGGCTCGACGGGCGCGCCGCGCTACGTGCGGATTCATCCGCAAGCATACGTGGACATGGTCACTGCGCTGCCCGATGGCGTCGGCGAGAGCATCGGCTCGGTTCTTGTGTCGATCCCTGAGACGGCGCCATTTTCGGTCTTCCTCCTGTTGCGCGCCTTGCTCGGCGGCCACGGCTTTGCCGGCATGAGCCCAAGCGGCGGCGAAACCCTCGACGAAGCCGCGCGCTTCGGTGTGCGCGAGATGATGGTGACGCCGCTGGCGCTGAACGAACTCGTGGCCGCCACTGAAATGGGAGCACCCAAAGGTGATCTTGCGCGCCTGTGCGTGTTCGGCTCCGTCGCGGAGCCGCCGCTGCTGGCGCGCGCGGAAAAGGCGTTCGGCTGCGGCGTTTACATCTGCGTGGGCGCGACCGAAATTGGACAAACCACTTGGGGACGCTTCGATTCGGCGAGCTACGTCACTGGCTGGTCGGGCAAGATGGTGGCTTCGACCGAAGCTCGAATTGGCGAGGGCGGACGCTTGTTGCTGCGTTCGCCGTTCAGCAGCCAAGTCGAGGCTTATATCGGCGGCCCGCCGGCGTTCGACGCCGAGGGCTGGTTCGACACCGGCGACATCGCGCGACTGACCGAAGACGGCGTGCTGATGATCGATGGCCGCGCCGACAACATGATCAATCTGGGCGGCTCGAAATTCGCCGCCGAGCTGATCGAAAAACTGGTTGGCCAATGTCCGGGCGTCGAGATTTCGGCGGCGGTGCGCATTCAGTCGCCCGGCGGACTAGCGCCAGAGCTCGGCGTCGCCGTTGTCGCGAGCGCAAATTTCGACGCGGCCGCGGCACGTCGCTTGTTGGCGGAAAAACTGCATACGTCGGCCCACATTCGCATCATCACGTGTCCGCAGTTGCCGAGTTTGCCCACGGGAAAAGTGGATCGGACCGCGGTGGCGGGGCTGTTCGCGTAG
- a CDS encoding (4Fe-4S)-binding protein: MAAKQHTNGTITITYDAEVCTHAARCVKGLPGVVDANRKPWIDPDGATPSEIEAQVARCPSGALGFLRNAD; this comes from the coding sequence ATGGCGGCTAAGCAACACACCAACGGAACCATCACGATCACCTATGACGCCGAAGTCTGCACTCACGCCGCGCGTTGCGTGAAAGGACTGCCAGGCGTGGTTGACGCCAATCGCAAGCCCTGGATCGACCCTGACGGCGCAACGCCATCAGAGATCGAGGCACAGGTTGCGCGTTGCCCTTCAGGTGCGCTTGGGTTCTTACGCAACGCCGACTGA
- a CDS encoding YybH family protein: protein MKTLLVGALALFVTTLASCTPPSETSGDTIIAARNAAFAQAFAAGDGTAVAAMYADGAIVMPDGASPVQGREAIMQFWQGFIDSGAARLELMTDETISAGSTTISERGRFRIFDAAGASIAEGKYVVVWTLEGGEWMLRWDIWNANAGPAPAG from the coding sequence ATGAAAACGCTCTTGGTAGGTGCGCTCGCGTTGTTCGTGACGACATTGGCGTCATGCACGCCGCCCAGCGAAACGTCCGGCGACACGATCATAGCAGCGCGCAATGCCGCTTTCGCGCAAGCATTCGCGGCTGGCGATGGGACTGCAGTCGCGGCGATGTACGCTGACGGTGCGATTGTCATGCCTGATGGCGCAAGTCCGGTGCAGGGACGAGAAGCGATTATGCAATTCTGGCAGGGTTTCATCGACTCCGGCGCCGCGCGCCTCGAATTGATGACGGATGAGACAATCTCGGCAGGTTCAACGACCATCTCAGAACGCGGCAGATTCAGAATCTTCGATGCCGCCGGTGCATCAATTGCCGAAGGCAAATATGTGGTGGTCTGGACCCTTGAGGGCGGCGAGTGGATGCTGAGATGGGATATCTGGAACGCAAATGCTGGGCCAGCGCCGGCTGGCTAG
- a CDS encoding endonuclease/exonuclease/phosphatase family protein, with product MGARFIALAALAVAIALYAGAFSVLNGNAVASSRDLVVRGSDTNGAAGETLDLMIWNLGYGGLGRESDFIADGGTHYFPPSRAAVRGNVEAIERFVSDEGAGAQVVLFQEIARGGPVNYWVDLKSSIDQALHGRDSVFFADFKTRLMPWPLAMTHGQAIYSTYRIESADVVALPAEDASIFGVKRRYASVVARIPIDGAAHGWTVASVHLAAFDPDAAVRTRQLRELLAWAEREYQSGQHIVIGGDWNFQLAETTFPNTTEDRFLFWLFPFPQDALPGGWRIAADARVPSVRTNHQPYVAGENYVTTIDGFIVSPNVAVESVAGFDLGFQNTDHQPVRARMRALRAPQTEQSER from the coding sequence ATGGGCGCTCGTTTCATCGCGCTCGCCGCACTGGCCGTGGCGATCGCGCTCTACGCCGGAGCGTTCTCCGTGCTGAACGGCAATGCTGTCGCTTCGTCGCGCGATCTCGTGGTGCGCGGCTCGGACACCAATGGCGCAGCCGGCGAGACGCTCGATCTGATGATCTGGAACCTGGGCTATGGCGGACTCGGGCGCGAGAGCGATTTCATCGCCGACGGCGGCACGCACTATTTTCCACCCTCTCGCGCGGCGGTGCGCGGCAATGTGGAAGCGATCGAGCGCTTCGTCAGCGACGAGGGCGCTGGCGCCCAGGTAGTCTTGTTTCAAGAGATCGCCCGCGGCGGACCAGTGAACTACTGGGTGGATCTCAAATCTAGCATCGATCAGGCGCTACACGGACGCGACAGCGTTTTCTTCGCTGATTTCAAGACACGCCTGATGCCGTGGCCACTCGCCATGACGCACGGCCAGGCGATTTATTCCACCTACAGAATCGAAAGCGCTGATGTGGTGGCTCTGCCGGCGGAAGACGCGAGTATTTTTGGCGTCAAGCGGCGGTACGCATCCGTTGTTGCGCGCATTCCCATCGACGGCGCCGCCCACGGCTGGACCGTCGCCAGCGTGCACCTCGCCGCATTCGATCCCGACGCCGCCGTTCGCACGCGGCAATTGCGCGAGCTGCTGGCGTGGGCCGAGCGCGAATACCAGAGCGGCCAGCACATCGTTATCGGCGGCGATTGGAACTTCCAATTGGCCGAGACCACCTTCCCGAACACGACGGAAGACCGCTTCCTGTTCTGGCTATTCCCGTTTCCTCAAGACGCGCTACCCGGAGGCTGGCGCATCGCCGCCGACGCGCGTGTGCCTTCGGTGCGCACAAATCATCAGCCGTATGTGGCGGGCGAAAACTACGTGACCACGATCGATGGCTTCATCGTTTCACCGAACGTCGCGGTTGAGAGCGTGGCCGGTTTCGATCTCGGTTTTCAGAACACCGATCACCAGCCGGTGCGCGCGCGCATGCGCGCACTGCGTGCGCCGCAGACCGAACAAAGCGAGCGCTGA
- a CDS encoding enoyl-CoA hydratase-related protein: protein MTEHVKATTANDILTLVIDRPDKKNALTNAMYGALADALERAEKDSEVAAILIRGEGDMFTAGNDVSEFAAGASDNEPPHVGRFLRALIASSRPVVAAVQGRAVGVGTTMLLHCDYVILAEGAQLTTPFVNLALVPEAASSLLLPSRIGHARAFAMFALGEPLSAQDALAWGIANKVAPASEFIAVAEQVAARLAKQPLGAVMATKRLMRDAAAMTRQMEAESEQFQARLASPEAQEAFAAFAQRRAPDFSRFRRQQAMA, encoded by the coding sequence ATGACGGAGCACGTCAAAGCCACCACGGCGAACGACATCCTCACTCTGGTGATCGACAGACCTGACAAGAAGAACGCCCTGACCAACGCCATGTACGGTGCGTTGGCGGACGCCCTGGAACGCGCCGAGAAGGATTCCGAAGTCGCCGCTATCCTGATCCGCGGCGAAGGCGACATGTTCACCGCAGGCAACGACGTCAGCGAGTTCGCGGCCGGCGCCTCGGACAACGAACCGCCACACGTCGGCCGTTTCCTGCGTGCGTTGATCGCGTCGTCACGTCCCGTCGTCGCCGCGGTGCAGGGCCGCGCCGTGGGCGTCGGCACGACCATGCTCCTGCACTGCGACTATGTGATCCTGGCAGAGGGCGCGCAGCTCACTACGCCGTTTGTCAATCTGGCTCTCGTCCCGGAAGCCGCATCGAGCCTGTTGCTGCCTTCGCGTATCGGCCACGCCCGCGCGTTTGCGATGTTTGCGCTTGGCGAACCCCTGAGCGCTCAGGATGCGCTCGCCTGGGGCATCGCCAACAAGGTGGCGCCGGCGTCCGAATTCATCGCCGTCGCCGAGCAAGTCGCGGCGCGTTTGGCCAAGCAACCGCTCGGCGCAGTCATGGCGACCAAGCGGCTCATGCGAGACGCCGCGGCGATGACCCGGCAGATGGAGGCGGAGAGCGAGCAGTTTCAAGCGCGCCTGGCGTCTCCAGAAGCGCAGGAGGCGTTCGCCGCGTTCGCGCAGCGGCGCGCACCGGACTTCAGCCGTTTCCGTCGGCAACAAGCGATGGCCTGA
- a CDS encoding EF-hand domain-containing protein, giving the protein MSVRILMATLATAIVGAGACSPQPEAQPQQQAENERQGGRGGFLRRADANEDGIVTRAEFDASAGDRFVRRDDNSDGAITEDERQGRGGGPDSGDRSGRGGGRMMDADANEDGIITRAEFDASQSEMFARFDEDQSGAIESSELPARRTD; this is encoded by the coding sequence ATGAGCGTCCGCATCCTGATGGCGACCCTCGCGACGGCCATCGTAGGCGCCGGCGCTTGCTCGCCGCAGCCAGAAGCGCAACCCCAGCAGCAAGCGGAAAACGAGCGGCAGGGCGGCCGTGGCGGTTTCTTGCGTCGCGCCGACGCCAATGAAGACGGGATCGTTACGCGCGCTGAATTCGACGCTTCGGCCGGCGACCGCTTTGTGCGCCGGGACGACAATTCTGATGGCGCCATTACAGAGGACGAGCGTCAAGGACGAGGCGGCGGGCCTGATAGCGGCGATCGTTCAGGCCGTGGAGGCGGCCGCATGATGGATGCGGACGCCAACGAAGACGGGATCATTACGCGCGCCGAATTCGATGCTTCGCAAAGCGAGATGTTTGCGCGGTTCGACGAAGACCAAAGCGGGGCCATCGAAAGTTCGGAATTGCCGGCGCGTCGGACGGATTGA
- a CDS encoding DUF6429 family protein produces MSASTSALLCAYPDRLPIAGKASRDGSSEQNLRLARTGVLGARKAFDWDAMERLHEQALISDPVKKSKTVAFSDGASSKRKRPSLNCFKTKPSPTR; encoded by the coding sequence GTGAGCGCCTCAACATCGGCGCTGCTCTGTGCGTATCCAGACCGCTTGCCCATTGCGGGAAAGGCTAGCCGAGATGGGTCAAGCGAGCAAAACTTGAGATTGGCGCGAACTGGGGTCCTGGGCGCCCGGAAGGCTTTCGATTGGGATGCAATGGAGCGCTTGCACGAACAGGCTCTGATCTCGGACCCAGTCAAGAAATCAAAGACAGTCGCATTCTCCGACGGGGCTTCCTCAAAGCGAAAGCGGCCTTCGCTAAACTGTTTCAAGACTAAACCGTCGCCTACCCGCTAA